A single genomic interval of Antarcticibacterium arcticum harbors:
- a CDS encoding methyltransferase family protein — protein sequence MKNPAADFVFVGLQIVLFAAYIPNFTLFELSVSDDVTIINLILALGGLMIIIISLLQLNKNLTIFPSPKKEGELVTSGLFKYMRHPIYSGILIATFFFALYSQSGYRLVIFLLLAILFYYKSQYEERALIKKFPQYESYRAGTGRFFPKL from the coding sequence ATGAAAAATCCAGCGGCAGATTTTGTGTTTGTAGGCTTACAAATAGTATTGTTTGCGGCTTATATCCCCAATTTTACCCTGTTTGAACTTTCTGTTTCTGATGATGTCACAATTATAAATCTCATTCTTGCTCTTGGAGGGCTAATGATCATAATTATTTCCCTGCTGCAGTTAAACAAAAATCTTACAATTTTCCCTTCTCCCAAAAAGGAAGGGGAATTGGTCACTTCAGGATTGTTCAAATATATGAGGCATCCAATTTATTCCGGTATATTGATCGCCACCTTTTTTTTCGCCCTCTATTCTCAATCGGGTTACAGGCTTGTTATCTTTTTACTTCTGGCCATCCTGTTTTACTATAAGAGCCAATATGAAGAAAGGGCATTGATTAAGAAATTTCCACAATATGAAAGTTACAGGGCGGGAACGGGTAGGTTTTTTCCTAAGTTATAA
- a CDS encoding sterol desaturase family protein: protein MKYIKIIEDSFSGYFNYLVQEITNPSWTNYFYWLIGLSLLVWLIEIIIPWRKDQKIFRRDFWLDSFYIIFNFFIFSLIGFNALSNVGVELFNDFLGLFGITNLVALEVQNFPVWAQLLIMLVIADFIQWNIHRQLHRRAWLWKFHKVHHSVKEMGFAAQFRFHFMETIIYKTVQYIPLAMIGFGIQEFFLVHMFAVFVGHLNHANVGWNYGIFGYIFNNPKMHIWHHSKALPPQHPTGMNFGLTLSIWDYLFGTAYVPENGKDIELGFDGDEDFPKDFKNQMLIPFKKDVRKS, encoded by the coding sequence TTGAAATATATAAAGATCATAGAAGATTCCTTTTCAGGATACTTTAATTATCTGGTTCAGGAAATAACCAACCCTTCCTGGACTAATTATTTTTACTGGCTTATAGGCCTTTCCCTGCTGGTGTGGTTAATTGAAATAATTATACCCTGGCGAAAGGATCAAAAGATCTTCCGCAGGGATTTCTGGCTGGATTCCTTTTATATTATTTTCAATTTTTTCATTTTTTCACTCATAGGGTTCAATGCCCTTTCCAATGTAGGGGTAGAGCTTTTCAATGATTTCCTGGGATTATTCGGCATCACAAACCTTGTTGCCCTGGAAGTGCAGAATTTCCCAGTTTGGGCCCAGCTTTTAATTATGCTTGTAATTGCCGATTTCATACAGTGGAATATCCACCGGCAACTGCATAGGCGTGCCTGGTTATGGAAGTTTCATAAAGTACATCATAGCGTGAAAGAAATGGGTTTTGCCGCACAATTCCGGTTCCATTTTATGGAAACCATTATCTATAAAACAGTGCAATATATTCCTTTGGCAATGATAGGCTTCGGTATCCAGGAATTCTTTCTGGTGCATATGTTTGCAGTGTTCGTGGGCCATCTTAACCACGCGAATGTTGGCTGGAATTACGGAATTTTCGGCTACATTTTCAACAATCCCAAAATGCATATCTGGCATCATTCAAAAGCGCTGCCACCCCAACATCCTACCGGGATGAATTTTGGCCTTACCCTAAGTATCTGGGATTATCTTTTTGGTACCGCCTATGTGCCGGAGAATGGTAAGGACATAGAATTGGGGTTTGATGGAGATGAAGATTTTCCAAAAGATTTTAAGAACCAGATGTTAATTCCATTTAAAAAAGATGTGCGAAAGTCCTGA
- a CDS encoding sulfite exporter TauE/SafE family protein has product MEIAEIAGYFGALLMGVVLGLIGSGGSILTVPILVYLFAVNPITATAYSLFAVGTTSLVGAIKNIRKKLVDIRTAVVFSIPAFIAVYITRKFIVPALPEHLFNVGNFEITRDIGIMLFFAVIMILASISMIIEKKEKNLPETAVIYNYPLIIIEGAVVGVLTGLVGAGGGFLIIPALVLLAKLPMKKAVATSLLIIAVKSLIGFIGDIENLEIDWVFLLIFTGISVAGIFLGIYLNRFIPGKKLKKAFGWFVLAMGIYIVWMEVKS; this is encoded by the coding sequence ATGGAAATAGCAGAGATCGCGGGTTATTTTGGTGCTTTACTTATGGGAGTAGTGCTGGGGCTTATTGGTAGCGGCGGTTCCATTTTAACGGTTCCCATCCTCGTTTATTTATTTGCTGTAAACCCCATTACCGCAACGGCTTATTCTTTATTTGCCGTAGGGACTACTTCCCTGGTTGGAGCCATCAAAAATATCAGGAAAAAGCTTGTTGATATTCGTACGGCGGTTGTCTTTTCAATCCCTGCTTTCATTGCCGTTTATATCACAAGAAAGTTCATAGTTCCCGCGCTTCCGGAACATTTATTTAATGTGGGAAATTTTGAAATTACCAGGGATATTGGGATCATGTTATTTTTTGCCGTGATCATGATTCTCGCATCTATTTCCATGATCATTGAAAAAAAGGAAAAGAACCTTCCTGAAACTGCTGTTATTTATAATTATCCCTTAATTATTATAGAAGGTGCTGTTGTAGGTGTACTAACCGGACTGGTTGGCGCGGGGGGTGGGTTTTTGATCATCCCGGCACTGGTACTTCTGGCAAAACTGCCTATGAAAAAAGCAGTGGCTACCTCCTTGCTCATAATAGCCGTAAAATCCCTTATTGGCTTTATCGGTGACATTGAGAACCTGGAAATAGACTGGGTCTTTCTTCTTATTTTTACAGGCATCTCTGTGGCCGGTATTTTTCTGGGAATTTATTTAAATCGCTTTATACCGGGAAAAAAACTTAAAAAGGCATTTGGTTGGTTTGTTTTGGCCATGGGCATCTATATAGTGTGGATGGAAGTGAAATCTTAG
- a CDS encoding Crp/Fnr family transcriptional regulator, with protein MVKDLEEAYHLTFEKELLREIAETGKLKTYKEGEKIIEIGDYVTAMPLLLNGAIKILREDKEGDELLLYFLESGDTCAMTLSCCLGQTKSEIRAVAETDTTLIMVPIAKMEEWTSKYKSWRNFVFESYHTRLTEMLDTIDTIAFLNMDQRLMRYLRDKAKINQNEEVQVTHQEIAYDLHTSRVVISRLLKKLELDGSIELRRNNIKINDL; from the coding sequence ATGGTAAAAGACCTCGAAGAAGCCTATCATCTTACCTTTGAAAAGGAACTCCTCCGTGAAATCGCAGAAACAGGAAAATTAAAAACCTATAAGGAAGGGGAGAAGATCATTGAAATAGGGGATTATGTAACGGCAATGCCATTGCTTTTAAACGGGGCAATCAAAATTCTTAGGGAAGACAAGGAAGGAGATGAATTGTTGTTATATTTTTTGGAGAGCGGGGATACCTGTGCCATGACACTTTCCTGTTGTCTTGGCCAAACCAAAAGTGAAATAAGGGCGGTAGCAGAAACTGATACTACCCTCATAATGGTTCCCATTGCAAAAATGGAAGAATGGACCTCTAAATATAAATCCTGGCGCAATTTTGTGTTTGAGAGTTACCACACCCGCCTTACCGAAATGCTGGATACCATAGATACCATCGCCTTTTTAAATATGGATCAACGCCTTATGCGTTATTTGAGGGACAAAGCAAAGATCAATCAAAATGAGGAAGTACAGGTGACCCACCAGGAAATTGCTTATGACCTTCATACCTCCAGGGTGGTGATTTCAAGGCTGTTGAAAAAACTAGAGTTAGATGGTAGTATAGAACTGCGGCGTAATAATATTAAAATAAATGACCTTTAA
- a CDS encoding SHOCT domain-containing protein, producing the protein MSEPVIFKSSYFLRTLNKDLNPFTPNVLVIDEEHIEFKRRNWHLISEDTETLHFKNITGVTVDSHMLGTTITIKSTGTDPILVRGFWKKEAKEIKELCAKYIALQNQKNSGEAVANSLAHAMRGSTRNLSVADELSKLRTLMDQGVLTREEFEEQKRKLLQD; encoded by the coding sequence ATGTCCGAACCCGTAATATTCAAATCCAGTTATTTCTTAAGGACCCTCAACAAAGATCTTAACCCCTTCACCCCAAATGTACTGGTGATAGATGAGGAACATATTGAGTTCAAAAGGAGAAACTGGCACCTGATCTCAGAAGATACAGAAACCCTGCATTTTAAAAATATTACCGGCGTAACCGTAGACAGTCACATGTTGGGCACCACCATTACTATTAAAAGTACGGGTACAGACCCTATATTAGTACGCGGATTCTGGAAAAAAGAAGCTAAAGAAATAAAGGAACTTTGCGCTAAATACATCGCCCTCCAAAATCAAAAGAACAGCGGGGAGGCCGTGGCAAATTCTTTGGCCCATGCGATGCGTGGGAGCACCAGAAATCTAAGTGTGGCCGATGAGTTATCTAAACTACGAACCCTTATGGATCAGGGCGTGCTTACACGGGAAGAATTTGAGGAGCAAAAAAGAAAGTTACTGCAGGATTAA
- a CDS encoding AAA family ATPase codes for MKILKIEFRNINSLKDTHSIDFTIPPFNTSSLFAITGPTGSGKSTILDVISLALFNHVPRLGKISKKDIIEKGAILTRNQQEAFARVTYECKSGIYTSEWNISTARTGSLRDYEMQISRKPTGELLPLKKSDVPGKNEQLIGLNYNQFIKSVLLAQGEFSQFLKAKKDERGELLEKITGTGIYRQLGKLAREKFQDVNLEIQKQQDAIALIKQGLLEETQLLDITNLLSEKEKTCEPLEKEILSLNKNLELKKTLEQQLKEIDRIAAERESAEVDLKEFLAGYGPVLEQHEKVRDVAEELRDWKRLSLSCADMDKDIDVKNEQVRENAARLKECLSEISGFTRMLVTQETIETELENFSAKVNGLQKKVDDKLVEYETLKNTYKLETRDLNCPLNEKDPVATARQLEILKTSASQKLNTLQANLTGLDLENIEGEKFRLKRYLVEARDAWKLSDNLERINNDLRRLQKDEASLQTAIKELPAEIRHSEDNVKIYEEKLKNIRLEQRNRELQASLEEHRTQLEDGKPCPLCGALHHPYAEDFPTQDDDLSKKLQLTENELSTWRQRFNSNSTTLNHHQKNLKEIIAQKEALENEIKDHSAEFREKYQDLGFEERANWKELCDQSQNQIDQLEEYEKVNKRMECVETALPVLNELLKISAQGRELRANLEEVYKGKDIHSETRGFHRKWTTLREAEKAMAGQLKELSNKVVQSREKLTLQEANLKNLITEKGFSSIPEAGEALLPDNEYYKLHASRAKLEKEIEKNLNSLTLLNSQVEKYKKDDVEHSAEVLSNLHFEKKQQLKMVQDECEELRRALKNYKEDQKRLQQIQEEIKDKEKENKRWKMLNELIGDATGKKFNDFAQDLTLSQLLVLANSRLKDLSDRYTIDKSAPNEDDGLVAIDEHMGGQRRSVKTLSGGETFILSLSMALALSDLASRNVEINSLFIDEGFGTLDPETLDQTLDTLEKLQAESSKTIGIISHVDSLKERIATQIQLKRHGQGYSTLEITA; via the coding sequence ATGAAGATCTTAAAAATTGAATTTAGGAATATTAACTCTCTGAAGGACACCCATTCCATCGATTTTACCATTCCCCCTTTTAACACGAGCTCCCTTTTTGCCATTACCGGCCCAACGGGCAGCGGCAAAAGTACGATCCTGGATGTGATCTCCCTTGCGCTATTTAACCATGTGCCCCGTTTGGGAAAGATCAGTAAAAAAGATATTATCGAAAAAGGAGCCATCCTCACCAGGAACCAGCAGGAAGCATTTGCCCGGGTAACCTACGAGTGCAAAAGCGGAATTTATACTTCCGAATGGAACATCTCTACCGCGAGAACCGGTAGTCTCAGAGATTATGAAATGCAGATCTCGAGAAAACCCACGGGAGAATTATTACCCCTTAAAAAATCTGATGTTCCCGGGAAGAATGAGCAGTTAATTGGCCTTAATTATAACCAATTCATAAAATCTGTGCTTTTGGCACAAGGGGAATTCTCACAGTTCCTCAAGGCAAAAAAAGATGAGCGCGGTGAATTGCTGGAGAAGATCACAGGTACAGGGATCTATAGACAATTGGGAAAGCTTGCCCGGGAAAAATTTCAGGACGTAAACCTGGAAATACAAAAACAGCAGGATGCTATTGCCTTAATAAAACAAGGGCTATTGGAGGAAACCCAACTGCTGGATATCACCAACTTGCTTTCAGAAAAAGAAAAAACCTGCGAACCTCTGGAAAAAGAGATCCTTTCATTAAATAAAAACCTGGAACTTAAAAAAACCCTGGAACAGCAATTAAAGGAAATTGACCGGATCGCTGCCGAGAGGGAATCAGCAGAGGTGGACCTTAAGGAATTTTTGGCAGGATATGGGCCGGTTCTGGAACAACACGAAAAAGTACGGGACGTGGCAGAGGAATTAAGGGACTGGAAACGCCTTAGCCTTTCCTGTGCAGATATGGACAAGGATATTGATGTTAAAAACGAGCAGGTAAGGGAAAATGCGGCAAGATTAAAGGAATGTCTTAGTGAAATAAGTGGCTTTACCAGAATGCTGGTGACACAGGAAACCATAGAAACGGAACTTGAAAATTTTTCGGCCAAAGTGAATGGCCTGCAGAAAAAGGTTGACGACAAGCTTGTTGAATATGAAACTTTAAAAAACACCTATAAATTAGAAACCCGGGATTTAAACTGCCCCTTAAATGAAAAGGACCCCGTGGCTACGGCGCGGCAGCTGGAAATTTTAAAAACCAGCGCATCGCAGAAATTAAACACCTTACAGGCAAACCTTACGGGCCTAGATCTGGAAAATATTGAAGGGGAAAAATTCCGGTTAAAAAGATATCTGGTAGAAGCCCGGGATGCCTGGAAACTTTCAGATAATTTGGAAAGAATAAATAATGACCTGCGTAGATTACAAAAGGATGAAGCCTCATTGCAAACGGCAATAAAGGAGCTTCCTGCAGAAATTAGGCATAGCGAGGATAACGTAAAGATCTACGAGGAAAAACTAAAAAATATAAGGCTGGAACAAAGAAACAGGGAGTTACAGGCGAGCCTGGAAGAACACCGCACCCAACTTGAAGATGGGAAACCTTGTCCCCTTTGCGGTGCCCTGCACCACCCTTATGCTGAAGATTTTCCAACCCAGGATGATGACCTTTCCAAAAAACTACAGCTTACAGAAAATGAACTTTCCACCTGGAGGCAGCGATTTAACAGCAATTCTACAACCTTAAATCACCATCAAAAGAACCTGAAGGAAATTATTGCTCAAAAGGAAGCCCTGGAAAATGAAATTAAAGATCATTCAGCCGAATTCAGGGAGAAGTACCAGGACCTGGGATTTGAAGAACGGGCAAATTGGAAAGAACTTTGCGATCAATCCCAGAATCAAATAGACCAGCTTGAGGAATATGAAAAGGTCAATAAAAGGATGGAATGTGTGGAAACAGCACTTCCTGTACTTAATGAACTCTTAAAAATAAGTGCTCAGGGCCGGGAATTAAGGGCCAATCTCGAAGAAGTTTATAAGGGGAAGGATATTCACAGCGAGACAAGAGGGTTTCACAGGAAATGGACCACATTAAGAGAGGCAGAGAAAGCAATGGCAGGGCAATTAAAGGAGCTTTCAAATAAAGTAGTTCAAAGCCGGGAGAAACTTACTCTCCAGGAAGCAAATCTTAAAAACCTGATCACAGAGAAGGGTTTCAGCAGCATTCCTGAGGCCGGCGAAGCGCTACTCCCGGACAATGAATATTACAAGTTGCACGCTTCCCGCGCTAAACTGGAAAAAGAGATAGAAAAAAACCTAAATTCCTTAACCTTACTTAATTCTCAGGTAGAAAAATATAAGAAGGATGATGTGGAACATTCGGCAGAGGTGCTTTCAAACCTTCATTTTGAAAAGAAACAGCAATTAAAAATGGTGCAGGATGAATGCGAAGAATTGCGAAGGGCATTAAAGAATTATAAAGAAGACCAGAAAAGATTGCAACAAATCCAGGAGGAAATAAAAGATAAGGAAAAGGAAAACAAGCGGTGGAAAATGCTTAACGAATTAATAGGAGATGCCACAGGAAAAAAATTCAATGACTTTGCCCAGGATCTTACTTTAAGTCAATTGTTGGTTCTGGCCAATTCGCGGCTCAAAGACTTAAGTGACCGGTATACCATAGACAAGTCTGCTCCTAATGAAGATGACGGCCTGGTGGCAATAGATGAGCATATGGGTGGCCAGCGACGCTCTGTAAAAACGCTTTCTGGCGGTGAGACATTTATATTAAGCCTTTCCATGGCCCTCGCCCTTTCTGACCTCGCCTCGCGCAATGTAGAAATTAACAGCCTGTTTATAGATGAGGGATTTGGGACTCTGGATCCTGAAACCTTGGATCAAACCCTGGATACCCTTGAGAAGTTGCAGGCAGAATCCTCCAAGACCATTGGAATTATAAGCCACGTAGATTCTTTAAAAGAAAGGATTGCTACCCAAATACAGTTAAAGCGTCACGGGCAGGGCTACAGTACTTTGGAGATTACCGCTTAG
- a CDS encoding exonuclease SbcCD subunit D C-terminal domain-containing protein — MKILHTADWHIGKKLHKHDLSPDFDLFINWLCITIEKHGVEVLLVSGDIFDLANPSSEARKQYYRTLMQLKKLNCKLILTGGNHDSPAMLDAPKEILRELEMHVIGGLPQELEEVIIPLKGKNGEIEIVIAALPFLRDADLRTAGDAITYEDRLEAIRKGIQNTFAKTAHLCKEKYPGIPAIALGHLFAAGAETSESERDIQIGNQAAFNALQFGDYFNYIALGHIHKPQRVNAPVPAFYSGSPIPLSFSERKDEKRVLLINTEAGFIPESIPIPSSRRLLKLSGNLEELQLKLSGLEKHGALDSLLEVILEEDKYDADKIFRFDELVSGFNTPGFEIVKHRTNFVHKLQGASELYQNTVKLEDLSPAEVFLELIKKQDYDKDTYTELIGAFNELLEQVQYNENEESL; from the coding sequence ATGAAGATCCTTCATACTGCCGACTGGCACATAGGTAAAAAACTGCATAAACATGATCTGTCGCCAGATTTTGATTTGTTTATAAACTGGCTTTGTATCACAATTGAAAAGCATGGAGTGGAGGTACTTTTGGTCTCCGGTGATATTTTTGATCTTGCTAATCCTTCCTCAGAAGCCAGAAAGCAATACTACCGTACCTTAATGCAGCTTAAAAAGCTCAATTGCAAACTTATTCTTACCGGTGGTAATCATGATTCGCCCGCTATGCTGGATGCCCCAAAAGAAATATTAAGGGAACTGGAAATGCACGTAATTGGCGGGCTGCCACAGGAACTTGAAGAAGTGATAATACCTTTAAAAGGAAAAAACGGGGAAATTGAAATAGTAATAGCAGCCTTGCCTTTCCTGCGGGATGCAGACCTAAGGACAGCAGGCGATGCCATTACTTATGAAGACCGGCTGGAGGCGATAAGGAAGGGAATTCAAAACACCTTTGCCAAGACTGCACACCTTTGTAAAGAAAAATACCCCGGAATTCCCGCAATTGCCCTGGGACATCTTTTCGCCGCGGGAGCCGAAACTTCAGAGAGCGAACGTGATATTCAAATTGGAAATCAGGCGGCTTTCAATGCTCTCCAATTTGGAGATTATTTTAATTATATAGCCCTGGGACATATCCATAAACCCCAGCGGGTGAATGCCCCGGTGCCGGCATTTTACAGCGGCTCCCCAATCCCTTTATCCTTTAGTGAAAGAAAGGATGAAAAACGGGTATTATTAATAAACACTGAAGCAGGATTTATTCCAGAAAGTATCCCTATACCCTCCTCCCGCCGGTTGTTAAAACTTTCGGGCAACCTTGAGGAGCTTCAGCTAAAATTAAGTGGACTTGAGAAGCACGGGGCACTGGATTCCCTGCTGGAGGTAATTTTGGAAGAAGATAAGTATGATGCAGATAAGATCTTTAGATTTGATGAACTGGTATCTGGTTTCAATACGCCGGGATTTGAAATAGTAAAACACCGCACCAATTTTGTTCATAAACTGCAGGGGGCTTCAGAGCTTTACCAAAATACCGTAAAGCTTGAAGATCTTTCTCCAGCAGAGGTTTTTTTGGAATTGATCAAAAAACAGGATTATGATAAGGACACGTATACAGAACTTATTGGCGCTTTTAATGAACTCCTGGAACAGGTGCAGTACAATGAAAATGAGGAAAGCTTATGA
- the trhA gene encoding PAQR family membrane homeostasis protein TrhA, producing MDNELRAGYYPPLEEKLNVISHGFGFALSILGLLLLVFKANEYGELKHLVSFSIFGASLILLYAASTFYHSAKSPRLRYRLNILDHASIYVLIAGTYTPYALVTLHGVVGWSIFGVVWTLAVIGVILKLFYTGRYNLFSTAMYVLMGWIIVFAIKPLYDSLDPMGLTWLFIGGISYTLGAVFFILDKIKYNHAIFHLFVLMGSFSHFISIYYYVLPGTL from the coding sequence ATGGATAATGAATTACGAGCCGGATATTACCCGCCCCTTGAGGAGAAATTAAATGTAATTTCCCACGGCTTTGGTTTTGCCTTAAGTATCCTGGGATTACTATTGCTGGTTTTTAAAGCAAATGAATATGGAGAACTAAAACATTTGGTGAGTTTCAGTATTTTCGGGGCCAGCCTTATTCTTTTGTATGCGGCTTCAACTTTTTATCACAGTGCAAAATCTCCAAGGCTAAGGTACAGGTTGAACATCCTGGATCACGCATCCATTTACGTTCTTATAGCCGGTACCTATACACCCTACGCCCTGGTTACATTACACGGGGTAGTGGGTTGGAGCATATTTGGTGTGGTGTGGACCCTGGCTGTGATTGGGGTAATCCTTAAATTATTTTACACCGGTCGTTACAATTTATTTTCCACGGCGATGTATGTTCTTATGGGGTGGATCATTGTTTTTGCTATTAAACCCCTGTATGACAGTCTTGACCCAATGGGGTTAACCTGGCTGTTTATTGGCGGAATTTCCTATACCCTTGGAGCTGTATTTTTCATTCTTGATAAAATTAAATACAACCACGCAATCTTTCATCTCTTTGTTTTAATGGGAAGCTTCTCTCATTTCATATCCATTTATTATTATGTGCTCCCGGGAACTTTATAA
- the serA gene encoding phosphoglycerate dehydrogenase codes for MKSKRSYVIDFDSTFTQVEALEVLGEISLAGEHDRPDKLAQLEELTNQGMEGSLSFRESLTRRLELLNAEEKHLPQLVAVLKKKISTSFVRNEDFFRENREDIYIISNGFKEFIIPIVKELGIKEENVFANTFEFDEKGKITGFDKDNVLSFNGGKVATLKTLDLQGDVYMIGDGYTDYEVKAAGLANKFYAFTENIERDSILEKADHITPSMDEFLYLFKMNKAISYPKNRIKVLLLENVHPAAIGLMKEEGYNVVTHSGAMDEEELAEKIKDVSVLGIRSKTQLTKKVLENAPRLIAVGAFCIGTNQIDLETCLEKGIAVFNAPYSNTRSVVELAIGEIILLSRNLPDKISRMHQGEWDKSASNSREIRGKKIGIVGYGNIGSQLSVVAEAIGFDVYYYDMVEKLALGNATKCNSLNELLQKVDIVSLHVDGRKENHHLIGPKEFDLMKDGVIFLNLSRGHVVDINALVQHISSGKVTGAGIDVFPEEPKTNTESFESPLRNLPNVILTPHIGGSTEEAQANIGNFVPGKIMEYINTGSTTNSVNFPNLQLPSLENAHRLIHIHENKPGIIARINNIFAHHDINIVGQYLKTNETIGYVITDIDKEYEPDVIKELKEIEHTIRFRVLY; via the coding sequence ATGAAAAGTAAACGCAGTTACGTAATAGATTTTGACAGTACCTTCACGCAGGTGGAAGCCTTGGAAGTGCTGGGAGAAATTTCCCTTGCCGGGGAGCATGACCGCCCTGATAAGCTGGCCCAACTTGAGGAGCTTACCAATCAAGGCATGGAGGGTAGTTTATCTTTCAGGGAATCCCTTACCCGGCGGTTGGAATTGTTAAATGCAGAAGAAAAGCATTTGCCCCAACTGGTAGCTGTATTAAAGAAAAAAATATCTACCTCATTTGTAAGAAATGAAGACTTTTTCAGGGAAAACAGGGAGGACATTTATATAATTTCCAATGGTTTCAAGGAATTTATCATCCCCATAGTAAAAGAACTTGGTATCAAGGAAGAAAATGTTTTTGCCAACACCTTTGAATTTGATGAGAAAGGGAAGATCACGGGCTTTGATAAGGACAACGTCCTTTCTTTTAACGGGGGTAAGGTCGCCACCTTAAAAACCCTCGATCTACAGGGCGATGTTTATATGATAGGAGACGGTTATACAGATTATGAGGTGAAAGCGGCAGGCCTTGCCAATAAATTTTATGCATTTACTGAAAATATTGAACGGGACAGTATTCTTGAAAAAGCCGATCATATTACCCCCAGCATGGATGAATTTTTATACTTATTTAAAATGAACAAAGCTATTTCTTATCCTAAAAACAGGATCAAAGTTTTATTGTTGGAAAATGTACATCCCGCAGCTATTGGCCTTATGAAGGAGGAAGGCTATAATGTTGTAACACATTCCGGGGCCATGGATGAAGAAGAACTGGCAGAAAAGATCAAAGATGTTTCTGTTTTGGGTATCCGTTCCAAAACCCAGCTCACTAAAAAAGTGTTGGAAAATGCTCCAAGGCTTATAGCTGTAGGGGCTTTTTGTATTGGCACCAACCAAATTGATCTTGAGACCTGTCTTGAAAAAGGAATAGCGGTATTTAATGCACCTTACAGCAACACCCGCTCTGTAGTAGAACTGGCAATTGGAGAGATCATCCTGTTATCAAGGAATTTGCCCGATAAAATTTCCAGGATGCACCAGGGGGAGTGGGATAAATCTGCCAGCAACAGCAGGGAGATACGAGGTAAAAAAATAGGAATAGTTGGGTATGGCAATATTGGGTCACAACTCTCTGTAGTCGCCGAGGCAATAGGTTTTGATGTATATTATTATGATATGGTTGAAAAACTTGCGCTTGGAAATGCCACAAAATGCAATAGCTTGAATGAATTACTACAAAAGGTAGATATTGTTTCCCTGCACGTAGATGGCCGCAAAGAAAATCACCACCTTATTGGGCCAAAAGAATTTGATTTAATGAAGGATGGTGTAATCTTTCTTAATCTTAGCAGGGGCCACGTGGTAGATATAAATGCGCTGGTACAACATATTTCCTCCGGAAAAGTTACCGGAGCAGGTATTGATGTTTTTCCTGAAGAACCCAAGACAAATACTGAATCTTTTGAATCACCCCTTCGCAATTTGCCCAATGTGATCCTTACTCCCCACATTGGAGGAAGCACAGAAGAGGCCCAGGCCAACATTGGGAATTTCGTGCCCGGCAAGATCATGGAATATATAAACACGGGTAGTACTACCAACAGCGTAAATTTCCCAAATCTGCAATTGCCATCCCTTGAAAATGCCCACAGGCTTATTCATATCCACGAAAATAAACCCGGTATAATTGCGCGAATCAATAATATTTTTGCTCATCACGACATCAACATTGTGGGGCAGTATCTAAAAACCAATGAAACAATAGGTTATGTGATCACAGATATTGATAAGGAATATGAGCCAGATGTGATTAAGGAGTTGAAAGAAATTGAACACACCATAAGGTTTCGGGTCCTGTACTAG